Proteins co-encoded in one Ruegeria sp. YS9 genomic window:
- a CDS encoding DUF167 domain-containing protein has protein sequence MAKPKLRDLPDLSAMAQAGAVFKLKVTPKAARDRVSVEDGQIKVSVTAPPENGKANRAVQLLLAECLGVAPSTLMLKQGQAARIKLFSYDP, from the coding sequence ATGGCGAAACCCAAACTGCGCGATCTGCCGGATCTCAGCGCGATGGCGCAGGCCGGGGCCGTTTTCAAACTGAAGGTGACGCCCAAGGCGGCCCGCGATCGGGTGAGCGTCGAAGACGGTCAGATCAAGGTATCCGTTACGGCCCCGCCGGAAAACGGCAAGGCCAACAGGGCCGTGCAGTTGCTGCTTGCAGAATGTCTTGGCGTCGCGCCCTCGACCCTGATGCTGAAGCAGGGGCAAGCCGCACGGATCAAGCTGTTTTCCTATGACCCCTGA
- a CDS encoding CPBP family intramembrane glutamic endopeptidase, whose amino-acid sequence MTKNSTMVEPPVALRRLRLEFGLFYIGFPLLIAVLFPPNWMFPALFALTGLGIVLLHRTPGFQWAELRYGWANWTLRELALFSAIVSAFCVGLIQITRPEAAFFLLTHRPEMLALIWVGYPLLSALPQELLFRPLFFRRYHAILPDGRAAYLLNAAIFSFAHLMYWSWIVALMTFVGGLLFTWAYRQRGSFFYAVLLHAIAGNIIFAVGLGVYFYSGNVQRPF is encoded by the coding sequence GTGACAAAAAACAGCACGATGGTCGAACCGCCGGTTGCATTGCGACGGCTGCGGCTGGAATTTGGCCTGTTCTATATCGGCTTCCCGTTGCTGATCGCTGTTCTCTTTCCACCGAACTGGATGTTTCCGGCCCTGTTTGCACTGACCGGGCTTGGTATCGTGCTGCTGCACCGGACGCCCGGGTTTCAATGGGCCGAGCTTCGTTACGGCTGGGCCAACTGGACCCTGCGCGAGTTGGCTCTGTTCTCTGCCATCGTTTCTGCCTTTTGCGTTGGGCTGATTCAGATCACGCGCCCGGAAGCCGCGTTCTTCCTGCTGACGCACCGCCCCGAAATGCTGGCGCTCATCTGGGTCGGGTACCCACTGTTGTCAGCGCTGCCACAAGAACTGCTGTTCCGCCCTTTGTTCTTTCGCCGCTATCACGCGATCCTGCCGGATGGGCGTGCGGCCTATCTGCTGAACGCGGCCATATTCTCGTTCGCACACCTTATGTACTGGAGCTGGATCGTCGCCCTGATGACATTTGTCGGCGGGCTACTGTTCACCTGGGCCTACCGGCAGCGCGGGTCATTCTTCTATGCGGTACTGCTGCACGCGATTGCCGGCAATATCATCTTTGCGGTGGGGCTGGGTGTCTATTTCTACTCAGGCAATGTGCAAAGGCCGTTTTGA
- a CDS encoding CDGSH iron-sulfur domain-containing protein, with product MSNAPIIARKSPFPVEVVQGKTYFWCACGKSGRQPFCDGSHKGTGFEPVKYTAEDSKKVFFCGCKHSSKPPLCDGTHNGL from the coding sequence ATGTCAAACGCACCCATCATTGCCCGGAAATCGCCCTTTCCGGTCGAGGTCGTTCAGGGAAAAACCTATTTCTGGTGCGCCTGCGGAAAATCCGGCCGACAGCCGTTTTGCGATGGCTCGCACAAAGGCACCGGATTTGAGCCTGTGAAATATACAGCGGAAGACAGTAAGAAGGTTTTCTTCTGTGGGTGCAAACACAGTTCGAAACCGCCTTTGTGCGACGGAACGCACAACGGGCTTTGA
- a CDS encoding DUF1467 family protein, with protein MTITAALVLFAVIWFMTLLVVLPIRIKTQGDLGDIVPGTHAGAPEVHHMKRKMWITTGISVVLWAIIAGIILSGVISVRDFDWLNQLEPR; from the coding sequence ATGACCATTACTGCCGCGCTGGTGTTGTTCGCCGTCATCTGGTTCATGACGTTGTTGGTGGTGCTGCCCATTCGCATCAAAACCCAGGGCGATCTGGGTGACATCGTTCCCGGCACGCATGCGGGCGCGCCGGAAGTGCATCACATGAAAAGAAAGATGTGGATCACCACCGGTATCTCTGTGGTTCTGTGGGCGATCATCGCCGGGATCATCCTGTCGGGCGTGATCTCGGTGCGGGATTTCGACTGGCTGAACCAACTGGAGCCAAGATAA
- a CDS encoding DUF6455 family protein: MPTQETLRLHAGLVDDMARMLDIDLEEAAIDGSVSVDQISDAVLRCTDCPNPDHCKSLLNNPGSARRTPEYCRNQELLDNLLP; the protein is encoded by the coding sequence ATGCCTACCCAAGAGACCCTGCGGCTGCATGCCGGATTGGTGGACGATATGGCCAGAATGCTGGACATTGATCTTGAGGAAGCCGCCATTGATGGCTCCGTTTCCGTGGACCAGATCTCTGACGCTGTTTTGCGCTGTACCGACTGCCCGAACCCGGATCACTGCAAGAGTTTGCTGAACAATCCCGGTTCTGCTCGGCGTACGCCCGAATACTGCCGAAACCAGGAATTGCTCGACAATCTCCTGCCTTGA
- a CDS encoding EI24 domain-containing protein: protein MIILNAFFSALGQTGDPKFRAVLLRGVGLTILLLVLACAGAIWLINWLSGSEISLPFVGAVPWLNDVLNYSGIVLVLILPVFLMVPVASAITSIFLDEVAQAVEDKHFPALPPARRIPVSEAVMDGLSFFGVLIVANLLALILYAIFTPLAPFIFWAMNGFLLGREYFTLAAMRRIGRDGARKLRSKHSTTIWVAGTLMAIPLSVPLVNLVIPIIGAATFTHIYHAASGQKA from the coding sequence ATGATCATCCTGAACGCCTTTTTCAGCGCACTTGGCCAGACCGGAGATCCCAAGTTCCGTGCCGTTTTGCTGCGCGGCGTGGGGTTGACCATTCTGCTGCTGGTTCTTGCCTGTGCAGGCGCAATCTGGTTGATCAACTGGTTGTCGGGCAGCGAAATCTCATTGCCGTTCGTGGGGGCTGTCCCGTGGCTGAACGACGTTCTGAACTATTCCGGTATCGTGCTCGTCCTGATCCTGCCCGTTTTTTTGATGGTGCCGGTCGCATCCGCCATCACCTCGATCTTTCTGGACGAGGTGGCACAGGCGGTTGAGGACAAACATTTTCCGGCGTTGCCGCCCGCTCGGCGTATCCCGGTCTCAGAGGCGGTAATGGACGGTCTCAGCTTTTTTGGTGTTCTGATTGTGGCAAACCTGCTGGCGCTGATCCTGTACGCAATTTTCACCCCGCTTGCGCCTTTCATCTTTTGGGCGATGAACGGGTTCTTGCTGGGGAGGGAATATTTCACCCTGGCTGCGATGCGAAGAATCGGGCGCGACGGGGCACGCAAGCTGCGGTCCAAACACTCGACAACGATCTGGGTGGCGGGCACCTTGATGGCCATTCCGCTTTCAGTGCCGCTGGTGAACCTGGTGATCCCGATCATCGGGGCCGCCACGTTCACCCATATCTATCACGCCGCGTCGGGCCAAAAGGCCTGA
- a CDS encoding nitroreductase family protein, whose protein sequence is MSLKNPAALEFLQSRRSRPAKTLVAPAPTREELLPLLTAAARSPDHGKLEPWRFIVLEKGAMPRLATLTEACGQRLNKSPEDIAKARSQFDMGHLAIAVIEVRKQSEKIPAIEQSYSAGAVCLALLNAALAAGWGANWLSGWQTHDRAFCVDAFGLAENERVAGLIHIATEGATPPERPRPDVAALTEWVSE, encoded by the coding sequence ATGTCCCTGAAAAACCCCGCCGCTCTGGAGTTTTTGCAGTCGCGCCGGTCCCGGCCGGCCAAGACACTGGTTGCTCCGGCCCCAACCCGGGAAGAGTTGCTGCCGTTGCTGACGGCCGCCGCCCGCAGCCCCGATCACGGCAAACTGGAGCCCTGGCGATTCATCGTTCTCGAAAAGGGCGCGATGCCACGTCTGGCGACCCTGACCGAGGCCTGCGGGCAAAGGCTGAACAAAAGCCCGGAAGACATCGCCAAGGCGCGCAGCCAGTTCGATATGGGGCATCTGGCCATCGCGGTCATCGAGGTTCGCAAGCAATCCGAAAAGATTCCGGCCATCGAACAATCCTACTCTGCTGGCGCGGTCTGTCTGGCGCTGCTGAATGCCGCGCTGGCTGCGGGCTGGGGCGCCAATTGGCTGTCGGGCTGGCAAACACATGATCGCGCGTTCTGTGTCGATGCTTTCGGGCTTGCCGAAAACGAACGCGTGGCCGGGTTGATTCATATCGCCACCGAGGGCGCGACCCCGCCGGAACGCCCCCGGCCCGATGTGGCCGCGTTGACAGAGTGGGTTTCGGAATGA
- a CDS encoding aminodeoxychorismate synthase component I, whose amino-acid sequence MQVRIRFDQGPAGRGTRFQRPSQVIRADVAEDVPQALAALDEARAAGAWLAGYASYELGYALEPRLNGLLPEERRLPLLCFGVYDAPDRVALPSPAGEVGAFRPRWDEARYGKAFRAVHDAIGAGDIYQANLTFPIDLTVSGNSETLYAALAAGQPVGHGALVQQDGLPDLLSRSPELFFRTDEGGRIETRPMKGTQPRSEDPDEDARRRAFLSADEKNRAENLMIVDLLRNDISRVALPGSVHVPDLFRVETYATVHQMVSLVRAQLHKCVGLGEILTALFPCGSITGAPKIRAMEILAELEPWARDIYCGTIGWAAPDGRSEFNVAIRTLMLEDDQATLNVGGGVVWDSTAPSEYEEALWKARFARQLNLISA is encoded by the coding sequence ATGCAAGTGCGTATTCGTTTCGATCAGGGACCGGCCGGGCGAGGAACCCGGTTTCAGCGTCCGTCTCAAGTGATCCGCGCGGATGTGGCGGAGGACGTGCCCCAGGCTCTGGCGGCACTGGACGAGGCGCGCGCAGCTGGTGCCTGGCTGGCAGGGTATGCCAGTTACGAACTTGGCTATGCGCTTGAACCCCGGCTCAATGGTCTTTTGCCGGAAGAACGACGCCTGCCTTTGTTGTGCTTTGGGGTCTATGATGCACCGGATCGTGTCGCCCTTCCGTCGCCTGCGGGTGAAGTGGGCGCATTCCGGCCGCGCTGGGATGAAGCACGATACGGCAAGGCCTTCAGGGCCGTGCATGACGCCATCGGTGCCGGCGACATCTATCAGGCCAATCTGACATTTCCGATTGATCTGACCGTCTCGGGCAACAGCGAAACGCTCTATGCCGCGCTTGCGGCGGGGCAGCCGGTGGGCCACGGAGCACTGGTGCAACAGGATGGGCTGCCCGATCTGCTCAGCCGTTCGCCGGAGTTGTTTTTCCGCACCGATGAGGGTGGGAGGATCGAAACCCGGCCGATGAAGGGCACGCAACCGCGCAGTGAAGACCCAGATGAGGATGCGCGCCGCCGGGCTTTTCTGAGCGCGGACGAAAAGAATCGGGCCGAGAACCTGATGATTGTTGATTTGCTGCGCAACGATATCAGCCGCGTCGCGCTGCCCGGATCTGTTCATGTGCCTGACCTGTTCCGGGTGGAAACCTATGCCACCGTACATCAGATGGTCTCGCTGGTGCGGGCGCAGCTGCACAAATGCGTTGGGTTGGGTGAAATACTGACCGCACTGTTTCCCTGTGGATCGATCACCGGAGCCCCCAAGATCCGCGCGATGGAAATTCTGGCGGAACTGGAGCCATGGGCGCGCGACATCTATTGCGGAACGATTGGTTGGGCCGCGCCTGATGGTCGGTCCGAGTTCAACGTGGCCATCCGCACCTTGATGCTTGAGGATGATCAGGCCACTCTGAACGTAGGCGGCGGTGTCGTTTGGGACAGCACCGCCCCGTCAGAGTATGAGGAGGCGTTATGGAAAGCCCGCTTCGCCCGCCAGCTGAACCTGATTTCAGCCTGA
- a CDS encoding response regulator — MDDSGLLATTTAAPTATRPLLGQTILVVEDSRYACDAIRLMCLHSGARIRRADCLKSARRHLQIYRPSVILVDMGLPDGSGADLIAELAEATPRISVIMGLSGDDGSEDMALAAGADGFLSKPLKSMSHFQKSILERLPEDRRPSGLHAVRDEIIRPDPLAYQDDMAHIADVLAGPNDHRTLDYAAQFLHGVAREANDRPLAEAARKLALSRANGTPIMAQAAQIAGMVQNRLEQREAI; from the coding sequence ATGGACGATTCGGGCCTACTTGCCACCACCACCGCCGCGCCCACCGCGACTCGACCCTTGCTGGGTCAGACCATACTGGTTGTCGAAGACAGCCGGTACGCTTGCGATGCCATCCGCCTGATGTGCCTGCACAGCGGCGCGCGCATTCGCCGTGCGGATTGCCTGAAATCGGCCCGAAGGCATCTACAGATCTATCGGCCTTCGGTCATCCTGGTCGATATGGGCCTGCCGGACGGATCCGGCGCCGACCTGATCGCCGAATTGGCCGAGGCCACGCCCCGTATCAGTGTCATCATGGGCCTGTCGGGCGATGACGGCAGCGAAGACATGGCTCTTGCGGCCGGAGCGGATGGGTTTTTGTCCAAGCCGCTAAAATCAATGTCTCATTTTCAGAAATCCATTCTGGAACGCCTGCCGGAGGATCGGCGGCCCAGCGGGCTTCATGCGGTGCGCGATGAAATCATCCGCCCGGACCCTCTGGCCTATCAGGACGACATGGCCCATATCGCCGATGTGCTCGCAGGTCCCAACGATCATCGTACCTTGGACTACGCCGCTCAGTTCCTGCACGGCGTCGCGCGCGAGGCAAATGACAGGCCCTTGGCGGAAGCCGCGCGAAAGCTGGCATTGTCACGCGCAAACGGGACGCCGATCATGGCGCAGGCAGCGCAGATTGCCGGGATGGTGCAGAACCGACTGGAACAGCGAGAGGCGATTTGA
- a CDS encoding M48 family metallopeptidase, with amino-acid sequence MHRWFVFLLSLLLAACGEGALRVQPAEEWRGDEPEAEPMVQTFREVSRAVGAEARRQCLKQTTGQNCDFRILVDLNPQASVNAFQTLDENKQPVIIFTRSMIESTQNADELAFVMGHEAAHHVLGHIARQSEIASASAAEFGRVAELRGGDAAAIEEAQKLGAQVGVQAYVKDFELEADQLGTIITYNAGYNPLVGAKFFDRIPDPGDRFLGTHPPNAQRVQIVLETAEQLGLSQ; translated from the coding sequence ATGCACAGATGGTTTGTTTTTTTGCTGTCCCTGCTGCTTGCGGCATGTGGAGAGGGGGCCTTGCGCGTCCAACCCGCCGAGGAATGGCGGGGGGATGAGCCAGAGGCCGAACCGATGGTGCAAACCTTCCGAGAGGTCAGTCGGGCCGTTGGGGCGGAAGCCCGCAGACAGTGTCTGAAACAGACGACCGGGCAGAATTGCGACTTTCGGATTCTTGTCGACTTGAACCCACAGGCTTCGGTCAATGCATTCCAGACGCTGGATGAAAACAAGCAGCCGGTGATCATATTCACCCGCTCGATGATCGAATCCACCCAGAACGCGGATGAACTGGCGTTTGTCATGGGGCATGAAGCAGCCCACCACGTGTTGGGACACATCGCCAGGCAGAGTGAAATCGCCAGCGCCAGCGCGGCCGAGTTCGGGCGGGTGGCAGAGTTGCGCGGCGGGGACGCCGCCGCCATAGAAGAGGCGCAAAAGCTGGGCGCGCAGGTCGGCGTTCAGGCTTATGTGAAAGACTTTGAGCTGGAGGCAGACCAGTTGGGAACCATCATCACCTATAACGCGGGATACAATCCGTTGGTTGGGGCAAAATTCTTTGATCGCATCCCGGATCCCGGTGACAGGTTTTTGGGAACCCACCCGCCAAATGCTCAACGCGTTCAGATCGTGCTGGAGACAGCAGAGCAACTGGGTCTGTCCCAATGA
- the mce gene encoding methylmalonyl-CoA epimerase, with translation MIGRLNHVAIAVPDLEAASEQYRNALGAKVGAPQDEPDHGVTVVFIELPNTKIELLYPLGDDSPINGFLEKNPAGGIHHVCYEVEDIIAARDHLKATGARVLGSGEPKIGAHGKPVLFLHPKDFNGCLVELEQV, from the coding sequence ATGATTGGACGTCTGAACCACGTCGCCATCGCCGTACCGGATCTTGAGGCGGCGTCCGAGCAATACCGCAACGCGCTGGGCGCCAAGGTCGGCGCGCCGCAGGACGAGCCGGATCACGGTGTCACGGTCGTGTTCATCGAACTGCCCAACACCAAGATCGAACTTCTGTATCCGCTGGGTGATGACAGCCCGATCAACGGTTTTTTGGAAAAGAACCCGGCCGGCGGCATCCACCATGTATGTTACGAGGTCGAGGATATCATCGCGGCCCGTGATCATCTGAAAGCGACCGGAGCCCGTGTTCTGGGATCAGGTGAGCCCAAGATCGGTGCGCATGGTAAACCGGTTCTGTTTCTGCACCCCAAGGATTTCAACGGCTGCCTGGTCGAGCTGGAGCAGGTATAA
- a CDS encoding YigZ family protein yields the protein MTALTCLGVVLTDRGSKYAVSGAQVTTRAEIDAVLEDLKSDKSYAKATHNTWAAALPTGALKADDGESGAGMVILRMIERAGLKNHVIVVTRWYGGKKLGGDRFRRVQDATRAYLDHIGIQS from the coding sequence ATGACCGCGCTTACGTGTCTGGGTGTCGTCCTGACGGATCGCGGCTCGAAATACGCGGTGTCAGGCGCGCAGGTCACGACGCGGGCTGAAATCGACGCCGTTCTGGAGGATTTGAAATCCGACAAGAGCTATGCAAAGGCTACCCATAACACCTGGGCTGCGGCTTTGCCGACCGGCGCGTTGAAGGCCGATGACGGGGAAAGCGGCGCGGGTATGGTGATCCTTCGGATGATCGAACGCGCCGGGTTGAAAAATCACGTAATTGTCGTGACGCGCTGGTATGGCGGCAAGAAACTGGGCGGGGATCGCTTTCGCCGTGTTCAGGATGCCACGCGGGCCTATCTGGATCACATCGGCATCCAATCTTGA
- a CDS encoding aminotransferase class IV family protein: MESPLRPPAEPDFSLIETLAFRPDQGFVRLDRHLARMARTAKVFEIPFNPDEATARLKSAACDTPLRCRLTLNVSGSIDLTTGDLVDNPGFWRVALSDQRLASNDLWLRHKTTRRALYDSSRAALPEGVDELLFLNELDELCEGTITNLFLEMPDGRVLTPALSCGLLPGILREELLENKAVAEAVLTLTDLKNAQTVRIGNSLRGLIEVELIDG, from the coding sequence ATGGAAAGCCCGCTTCGCCCGCCAGCTGAACCTGATTTCAGCCTGATCGAAACACTGGCCTTCCGGCCGGATCAGGGCTTTGTCAGGCTGGACCGCCATCTTGCAAGAATGGCCCGCACTGCGAAGGTGTTCGAGATTCCTTTCAATCCCGATGAAGCGACCGCCCGGCTGAAAAGCGCCGCGTGTGACACCCCGCTGCGTTGCCGCCTTACGCTGAATGTGTCGGGCTCGATCGATCTGACAACCGGCGACCTGGTGGACAATCCCGGGTTCTGGCGCGTCGCTCTGTCAGATCAGCGTCTGGCTTCGAATGACCTTTGGTTGCGTCACAAGACCACGCGCCGTGCGCTCTATGACTCTTCGCGCGCCGCACTGCCCGAGGGGGTGGACGAGCTGTTGTTTCTGAATGAACTGGATGAGCTTTGTGAAGGCACCATCACGAACCTGTTTCTGGAAATGCCTGATGGTCGGGTTCTGACGCCCGCTTTGTCCTGTGGGCTCTTGCCGGGGATACTGCGCGAAGAACTGCTGGAAAACAAAGCGGTCGCCGAAGCCGTGCTGACCTTGACCGACCTGAAAAATGCGCAAACTGTGCGGATCGGAAATTCACTGCGCGGACTGATCGAGGTGGAGCTGATAGACGGGTGA
- a CDS encoding DUF6455 family protein yields MTRLGEIMTHLRLVLRMGQATGADLAAAYRSGHLKQEEWAEIVQQCRGCSWAKDCPEWLERREQVEQAPSTCPNRTFFAALKTKQKEHA; encoded by the coding sequence ATGACACGTCTGGGCGAAATCATGACCCATCTGCGTTTGGTGTTGCGCATGGGGCAGGCAACCGGAGCCGATTTGGCCGCGGCCTATCGGAGCGGTCATCTGAAACAGGAAGAATGGGCTGAAATCGTGCAGCAGTGCCGCGGCTGTTCCTGGGCCAAGGACTGCCCGGAATGGTTGGAACGGCGCGAACAGGTTGAACAGGCACCGTCGACATGCCCGAATCGCACGTTTTTTGCCGCCCTCAAAACCAAGCAGAAGGAGCACGCTTGA
- the aspS gene encoding aspartate--tRNA ligase, with product MHAYRSHTCAALTAANVGETVRLSGWVHRVRDHGGVLFIDLRDHFGVTQILCDGDSAAFAELEKVRSEWCIRIDGTVKARDPDLVNPKLPTGEIEVYVRELEVLGAADELPLMVFGDQEYPEETRLRYRYLDLRREAMQRNMTLRSDVVASMRKRMWDQGFREYQTPIITASSPEGARDFLVPSRLHPGKFYALPQAPQQFKQLIMVSGFDKYFQIAPCFRDEDPRADRSPTDFYQLDLEMSFVEQQDVFDVIQPVLTGVFEEFGSGRKVDQDWPQISYKDAALWYGTDKPDLRNPIKMQVVSEHFRGSGFAIFAKLLEQEGTEIRAIPAPGGGSRKFCDRMNAFAQKEGLPGMGYIFWRDQGEGMEAAGPLAKNIGPERTEAIRQQLGLGVGDAAFFLGGKPKAFEKVAGKARDVIGEELNLTEKDRFAFAWIVDFPIYEQDEETGAIDFEHNPFSMPQGGMEALQGNPLDVCGYQYDLACNGYELVSGAIRNHKPEIMLKAFELAGYGEDEVKSRFGALFNAFHYGAPPHGGCAAGIDRIVMLLADEANIREVMMFPMNQRAEDLMMDAPSDPTSDQLMELGLRIIPQDQ from the coding sequence ATGCACGCCTATCGCAGCCACACCTGCGCCGCCTTGACCGCCGCCAATGTTGGAGAAACCGTTCGCCTGTCCGGTTGGGTGCATCGGGTTCGAGATCATGGGGGCGTGCTGTTCATCGACCTGCGCGACCATTTCGGCGTAACCCAGATCCTGTGCGACGGCGACAGCGCCGCCTTTGCCGAGTTGGAAAAAGTACGGTCCGAATGGTGCATCCGCATCGATGGCACCGTCAAAGCCCGTGACCCGGACCTGGTGAACCCGAAACTGCCCACCGGCGAGATCGAAGTTTATGTACGCGAGCTGGAAGTTCTGGGGGCCGCCGACGAATTGCCGCTGATGGTCTTCGGCGATCAGGAATACCCCGAGGAAACCCGCCTGCGTTATCGTTATCTGGACCTGCGCCGCGAGGCGATGCAGCGGAACATGACCCTGCGCTCAGACGTGGTTGCGTCCATGCGCAAACGTATGTGGGATCAGGGCTTTCGCGAATATCAGACGCCGATCATCACCGCCTCGTCGCCCGAAGGCGCGCGCGACTTCCTGGTGCCTTCGCGCCTGCATCCGGGCAAATTCTATGCGTTGCCGCAAGCCCCGCAGCAGTTCAAGCAGCTGATCATGGTGTCGGGCTTCGACAAGTATTTCCAGATCGCGCCCTGCTTTCGCGACGAAGACCCGCGCGCCGACCGCTCGCCCACCGATTTCTACCAGCTGGACCTCGAGATGTCCTTTGTCGAACAGCAGGACGTGTTCGACGTCATTCAACCCGTTCTGACCGGCGTGTTCGAAGAATTTGGCAGCGGGCGCAAGGTTGATCAGGACTGGCCGCAAATTTCCTACAAGGACGCGGCGCTGTGGTATGGCACCGACAAGCCGGATCTGCGGAACCCCATCAAGATGCAGGTGGTTTCCGAGCATTTCCGCGGTTCCGGTTTCGCAATCTTCGCGAAGCTGCTTGAACAGGAAGGCACCGAGATTCGGGCGATCCCCGCGCCAGGCGGCGGCAGCCGCAAGTTCTGCGACCGCATGAACGCCTTTGCCCAGAAAGAGGGTCTGCCGGGGATGGGCTATATCTTCTGGCGCGATCAGGGTGAGGGGATGGAGGCTGCGGGACCGCTGGCCAAGAACATCGGCCCCGAACGCACCGAGGCAATCCGTCAGCAACTGGGTCTAGGTGTTGGCGATGCAGCCTTCTTCCTGGGCGGCAAGCCAAAAGCCTTTGAAAAGGTCGCCGGTAAGGCGCGTGACGTGATCGGTGAGGAATTGAATCTGACCGAAAAAGACCGTTTTGCCTTTGCCTGGATCGTGGACTTCCCGATCTATGAACAGGACGAAGAAACCGGCGCCATCGACTTTGAACACAACCCGTTCTCGATGCCGCAGGGCGGTATGGAGGCGTTGCAGGGCAACCCGCTGGATGTGTGCGGCTACCAGTATGATCTGGCGTGTAACGGGTACGAGCTGGTTTCAGGCGCGATCCGGAACCACAAGCCGGAAATCATGCTGAAGGCCTTTGAACTGGCAGGCTATGGCGAGGATGAAGTAAAATCCCGCTTTGGCGCACTGTTCAACGCCTTCCACTACGGCGCCCCGCCACACGGTGGATGTGCGGCTGGTATCGACCGGATCGTGATGCTGTTGGCAGATGAGGCCAATATCCGCGAAGTCATGATGTTCCCGATGAACCAGCGTGCCGAAGACTTGATGATGGACGCACCTTCGGATCCGACCTCGGATCAGTTGATGGAGTTGGGTCTTCGCATTATCCCTCAGGACCAGTAA
- a CDS encoding DUF6455 family protein: MSQVALGEIEKHFWLTRSVSRCMGISMTEVMAEGRLSPEQYAELVTRCRAAGCDLQCEYWLARQQGTAATAPDFCPNAEILNGLKT, encoded by the coding sequence ATGTCTCAGGTCGCGTTGGGGGAAATCGAAAAGCATTTCTGGCTTACACGCTCGGTTTCGCGCTGTATGGGCATTTCCATGACCGAAGTGATGGCCGAAGGACGCCTTTCGCCGGAACAATACGCCGAGCTTGTCACGCGGTGTCGCGCTGCCGGATGTGATTTGCAATGCGAGTATTGGCTTGCCCGGCAACAGGGCACAGCGGCCACGGCCCCGGATTTTTGCCCGAATGCCGAGATATTGAATGGGTTGAAAACCTGA